ATCAAGTCAGGTTATGAAATAGCTCGACCGATAGGGAAAGAACGAATTCTTAAGATAAGCTATTCCCTTTAAGGGAAAGAGATCTATCTATTACTGCGCGAGATGTAAGCCTCATAAGAATGGACTCAACTTTCTCCCAACTGCACTGAGAAAGAAAAAACTTCCCCGCTACTAGGCTAGCTTATTATCTAGTCTGGATCTTTATAAGGTATATTATATAGGCTGGACCGCCATCGAAAGCAGAAGGATTCCAATTTGATGACGGGGAACTTTCCATAAGCTTTAATAAGCTTAATCTACTACATACTTTTCAAAGAAAGTCTACCCGCGTTCTAGCATAAGTCAGTCCCTCGCTCTCAAGTAAGAAAGTTCAAAGGCTATCAGTCCCAGGGCAGATCTTGTCAGTCTTGAACAAGCAACGGGCGAAGTTTGAGTTAGTCACTCAGTTTTCTTGCTCCATAAGCTTCGCATAAGCGAAGAGCTTTATTCATACCTTGGTTATTTTCAAACAAATCCAATGTTGAGCCAAGCCTTTCCAGCCGGTAGTAGCCGAAGGCGAAGGCAATGAAATTGACTTACTTGAATGAGTAAGGTCAAATTCACTTACTTGGAACAAGAAAAAAAGACTTTTTTAGAAGAAAGGCGAGAAGGAAGAGAAGAAGGATTAGTAGTTGCCTAGCCGAGGAACTTGAGGCCGACATACAGAGTGCGGTCCCAGAGTTCAAGACGCTGTCTAAAACTCGTGTCGATCCTAGAAAAGCATTTCTTTCAAAATGAAACAAACCTCATTCTCTTGTTCCCTCCCGAAAAAACAGCAGATCTAGATGCGAGATGATCCCGAACCTATTTCATAACCACCATCCATCACCAATCACATTCCACATCCCACTTCCATTTCATTGCCTCTCTCTAACTCGAAAACTTATGCACTCTACTCGCCGCCTACTCCACTCCTTACCACTAAACGACGAAGCCAGGAGCGGAAGGAGGGACTTGAACCCTCAACCTCAGCCTTGGCAAGGCTATGCTCTACCATTAAGCTATTTCCGCCAGCTACGGTAGTGACGAAGCACTACTGAGCAATTCACGTATCACTTGATACGGACGACTTCTGTTTTTCCGCCGGACCACACTCTTGACCTCCGATCGAGCTACGAGCACGAGTAGGTAGGTGGCTAGGGGGGCCGGGAAGGGGGACCTTTCTTTTTGCTTCGCGCTAGATGAGATGATGATTAGTAGGTCAGGTCCCGTGTGTGTGCTCTTTATCACAATCCTAAAGAGGCGGGCCGGCTTTTCAATCAATCTCCGGCCGCTCAGCTATTGGTGCGAGTTGTAAGGGGTATTGGTCTCGAGTCGAGAAAAAGCTTCATCTCATTCTTGTAACGGGAGTGAGTGCACCGCAAGACCAGACAAGTTGCTCTCTCGCCTTGCAGCAGCGGAATCCGTCTTTTAAGTGAAGTCATTTCCAAAAGCATAGCTTTCGCTATTACATTCCACGAATCGACGGGCTTAACCGAGTGCGGGGTTCGATGGAATTGAAGGGAAAAGATCGCTTACTAGCTCAATGCCACTAACGAAAAGAACTGACTCGCGAATCAACTCAACTTACTTGCATCAGGAGAAAGACTGCTGTTATCTACTTCACTGCGGAAAAGCCCAAAAATGGAATTTCGCTTCTCATTTTCTTTACAGTGATCGGTAGAGATGCGATCATTCGTTTTCGTTTGTAACGAAGAAGAAGAAGTTCTCCTCCCATAAAGAGAAGAACTGGTAGGCGGTCTAGTCTACCTATTATGTCAATTCACTGAGTGGTTCATCTTCTGCTTACATTCTTTTCGTGGGCGAATAAAGAAAGTAGTGAATCGCACGCCCTGGGTTCGGGGTGAGGTTGATTGATGTCGAGTCAAAAGGTAGTTTATATTATATCGTATATACATGCGAGATGCTCCAAGCGGGTTCTACCCTCATTTTTTTCTACCATCAACACTCACTCTCCGAGCCTTGATGTCCAGCCGCTAATGGTCTGCACATTTTCGAGCTAACCGAATGTGATAGGGACTCTTTTCTGTGATATCTAATAGATAGAGATAGGCTTGTTGGAATACTCTCTTTCCCTTGCTGCTTTGGCAGGCAACAATTCCTATTTTTGAAATCATTCCAAAAACTTCGCTCCGATCGCTTAAGCGACTACGTTCCTGTCGATCAAGTCAGACTTTCTAGCGAACTAGTCTTTCTTGGCTGGGAATCATTCAAAAAAAGAACTGCTTTCCAAAAGCTTCGCTTAAGCTCAAAAGCTCGAAGAGCTTTAGCTTTAAAACAAGCAAGGGCAGAGCTACCGCGAAAGCCGTTGCGCTAACGCGCTATAGTTTTCTTGGTCCTTAAGCTTCGCATAAGCGTGTAAACAAAAGCTTCGCTTTAGCGACTTCATACCATTTGAGTCTGCCTCAGCTCCTGTTCCCGTGGAACCTTATTTTATTCACGGTAGGGACTGAGAAGAGGTAAGCTGGTATGGCTGCCAGCTCATTTCATAGCTGATTGGCGGTCAAGCAGTTCAAGTTTTTCTCAGTCAAAAAAATCTCTTTTTTTTTTTAATAGAACGGATGTCTCTTTCAACGAATCCGAAGTGGAACCTCAATCCTTAGATCGCCCATCTTTCTATGAAAAGAGGCCAATTCCAAGTTGTGAAATGAACTCTCTCTCCGGGACTGGGAAAAAGTCCTTCCCTCTACTCTTATATATATATAAAAGTGAGATTTTGATTCCTTAGCCCCTATAGTTCGGCTAAGCTATTTCATAACCTTTACTTGTCAAAATGGAATATGAAATAGCTTTCGGTTTCAAATAAAAGCATAAAATCCAATTTCAGCAGAACCCTACTTTGCTTTCCTTTCGTACCGAAGTCTGGCCGCCTGTAGCTAATGAGGCTTTCTCCCTTCTTGACTTTTTGAGTATCGGACTTTAGGCTATTATGCTCCCAGGTACCTATACCCACCCTTTACGTTGAGATCGCTCTGCTCTTTGTCAAATATGTCTGTCTTCAATTTAAGACCATCGCCTTTGCATATCAACTATGTTGGATCAGATGTGAACCTGTGTCGGATCTATCATCACCCCTAAGGCTATTGCATCCTTTGCCTTAATGAAAGTGACCGGCCTGAAAAAGCGCCCCCCTATCTTTCTTTACTATAAAGCAATGTGGTGTCAGACTTCTGAAATAGCTGGACCAGCTATTTCATCTTTCATTTCTGGTCAGCTCTCTCGTCTTTCCAGCAAATGAAAGGAATCTCGTCTACGAATATGAAAGTATGTTCCCACGGAGCACTAACTAGAAATCTCATATCATAAAAGAAGTCAAAAAACTTCCGGTTCACTGTCTTTCTTCATTAAAGTTAGATAGTTGATCGAGAAAGCACCAAAAGCACTACATCGAGTTCTATACCATGATCTTTTTGGGGGACAATGAAGACAGCCCGCCACTGGAACTTGCTCTCGCTCCGCTCGTTCCCACCTGCCTTCTTCCCACTAGAGTGAGACCTTACTCAAACAAGTAAGCATGTAAACAACCTAGCAGGAACCTCACAAACCCTTTCAGTCTGTTACTCGACTGGGGGCCCCGCCAGCTCCCCTTTCTTTGAAAATAAAAATCGGAATACGAATGAAATCAAAAAGGCCATCATTAGGGCAAACAGGGCGATCGCTTCGGTTAAAGCAAAGCCCAAAATAGCATAACCAAATAATTGTTTCGCCAATGACGGATTTCGCGCCACGGAATGGATCGAGGAACTAAAAACGTTCCCAATACCGATAGCAGCTCCCGCTGAAGCAATTGTAGCAGCTCCGGCACCTATTGATTTTGCACCTTCTAACATAATATAGTCGATAATTTCTTTTCCTAAAGTTCTTTCATTCACGATTTTATGTTCGTCATTCTTTGTCGATTCTTCCCCTCTTATATCTTATATATATTATATGATTCACGATTCTTTGGATTTTAGAAGAACCTGGACAAGGGGATGACCCGGGCGTACTATGCGCAACCACTGATGAAGGATTCCTCGAAAAGTGAAGGAGAAGTCGCTAAAGCGAAGTTTTTGGATTAGTAATCTTTTTTAGAAATCGAACAGATTCGGTCTTATACATACGCGAGGTATGAAGTCGCTAAAGCGAAGCTTTTGTTTACACGCTTATGCGAAGCTTAAGCATGTAAACAACCTAAAGCTCTTCGAGCTTTTGAGCTTAAGCGAAGCTTTTGGAAGGTAATAAAAAAAGAAAGAAGAACTCATCTTTTATAACTTAGCGAGATGAAAGTCTCATGCACGGGTTTGAATGAGAGAAAGAAGTGAGGAA
The nucleotide sequence above comes from Spinacia oleracea mitochondrion, complete genome. Encoded proteins:
- the atp9 gene encoding Atp9; amino-acid sequence: MLEGAKSIGAGAATIASAGAAIGIGNVFSSSIHSVARNPSLAKQLFGYAILGFALTEAIALFALMMAFLISFVFRFLFSKKGELAGPPVE